A window of the Serratia sarumanii genome harbors these coding sequences:
- the mnmE gene encoding tRNA uridine-5-carboxymethylaminomethyl(34) synthesis GTPase MnmE — protein sequence MSTTDTIVAQATPPGRGGVGILRISGSKAKDVAQALLGKLPKPRYADYLPFRDATGATLDQGIALWFPGPNSFTGEDVLELQGHGGPVILDLLLKRVLALPDVRIARPGEFSERAFLNDKLDLAQAEAIADLIDASSEQAARSAMNSLQGAFSTRIHQLVEALTHLRIYVEAAIDFPDEEIDFLSDGKIEAQLNDVMADLDSVRGEARQGSLLREGMKVVIAGRPNAGKSSLLNALAGREAAIVTDIAGTTRDVLREHIHIDGMPLHIIDTAGLRDASDEVERIGIERAWNEIEQADRVLFMVDGTTTAATEPAEIWPEFMARLPGTLPITVVRNKADITGETLGLTEVNNHSLIRLSARTGEGVDVLRDHLKQSMGFTSNMEGGFLARRRHLQALELAAQHLVQGKEQLVSAYAGELLAEELRQAQLALSEITGEFTSDDLLGRIFSSFCIGK from the coding sequence ATGAGCACCACCGATACCATCGTAGCCCAAGCCACCCCGCCGGGACGCGGCGGCGTCGGCATTCTGCGCATTTCCGGAAGCAAGGCCAAAGACGTCGCCCAGGCGTTGCTCGGCAAGCTGCCGAAGCCGCGCTACGCTGACTATCTGCCGTTCCGCGACGCCACGGGTGCCACCCTCGATCAGGGCATCGCGCTGTGGTTCCCGGGGCCGAACTCCTTTACCGGCGAAGACGTACTGGAACTGCAGGGCCACGGCGGGCCGGTGATCCTCGATCTGTTGCTCAAGCGCGTGCTGGCGCTGCCCGACGTGCGCATCGCCCGGCCCGGCGAGTTCTCCGAACGCGCGTTTCTCAACGACAAGCTCGATTTGGCGCAGGCCGAAGCGATCGCCGATCTGATCGACGCCAGCTCCGAGCAGGCGGCGCGCTCGGCGATGAACTCGCTGCAGGGGGCATTTTCCACCCGCATCCACCAGCTCGTGGAAGCGCTCACTCACCTGCGAATCTACGTGGAAGCGGCGATCGACTTCCCGGACGAGGAAATCGACTTCCTGTCCGACGGTAAAATCGAAGCGCAGCTCAACGACGTGATGGCGGATCTGGATAGCGTGCGCGGCGAAGCGCGCCAGGGCAGCCTGCTGCGCGAAGGGATGAAGGTAGTGATCGCCGGGCGCCCCAACGCCGGTAAATCCAGCCTGCTCAATGCGTTGGCCGGGCGCGAGGCGGCGATCGTCACCGATATCGCCGGCACCACCCGCGACGTCCTGCGCGAACATATCCATATCGACGGCATGCCGCTGCACATCATCGACACCGCCGGCCTGCGCGACGCCAGCGACGAAGTGGAGCGCATCGGCATCGAACGTGCGTGGAACGAGATCGAACAGGCCGACAGAGTGCTGTTTATGGTCGACGGCACCACCACCGCCGCCACCGAGCCGGCGGAGATCTGGCCGGAGTTTATGGCGCGCCTGCCGGGCACGCTGCCGATCACCGTGGTGCGCAACAAGGCCGACATCACCGGTGAAACGCTGGGTCTGACAGAAGTGAACAACCACTCACTTATTCGCCTGTCGGCCCGCACCGGCGAAGGCGTCGATGTGCTGCGCGATCATCTTAAACAGAGCATGGGCTTCACCAGCAACATGGAAGGCGGCTTCCTGGCGCGCCGTCGCCACCTGCAGGCGCTGGAGCTGGCGGCACAGCACCTGGTGCAAGGCAAAGAGCAGTTAGTGAGCGCTTACGCTGGCGAGTTGTTGGCCGAGGAACTGCGCCAGGCGCAGCTGGCCTTGAGCGAAATCACCGGCGAATTCACCTCCGACGATCTGCTGGGCCGCATCTTCTCCAGCTTCTGCATCGGCAAATAA
- a CDS encoding NADPH-dependent FMN reductase has product MSDQALKIVTLLGSLRKGSYNAMVARALPGLAPQGVTIEALPSIRDIPLYDADMQQGEGFPAAVEAIAEQIRQADGVIIVTPEYNYSVPGGLKNAIDWLSRLPNQPLAGKPVAIQTSSMGPIGGARCQYHLRQILVFLDAMVMNKPEFMGGVIQSKVDEQAGELSDQGTLDFLTGQLSAFSDFIRRVE; this is encoded by the coding sequence ATGTCAGACCAAGCCTTAAAAATCGTCACTCTGCTCGGCAGCCTGCGCAAAGGCTCCTACAACGCCATGGTGGCCCGCGCCCTGCCAGGCCTGGCTCCACAGGGCGTCACCATTGAAGCGCTGCCCTCCATTCGCGATATCCCGCTGTACGACGCCGACATGCAACAGGGTGAAGGCTTCCCTGCCGCGGTCGAGGCGATCGCCGAACAGATCCGCCAGGCCGACGGCGTGATCATCGTCACCCCTGAATATAACTATTCCGTGCCCGGCGGGTTGAAGAACGCCATCGACTGGCTGTCTCGCTTGCCGAATCAGCCGCTGGCCGGCAAGCCGGTCGCCATTCAGACCAGCTCGATGGGGCCGATCGGCGGCGCGCGCTGCCAATACCATCTGCGCCAGATCCTGGTGTTCCTCGATGCGATGGTAATGAACAAGCCTGAGTTTATGGGCGGCGTGATCCAGAGCAAGGTCGACGAACAGGCCGGTGAACTGAGCGATCAGGGAACGCTGGATTTTCTGACCGGCCAGCTGTCCGCGTTCAGCGATTTTATTCGCCGCGTGGAGTGA
- a CDS encoding lysine N(6)-hydroxylase/L-ornithine N(5)-oxygenase family protein yields MNEPLDLIGVGLGPFNLSLAALAAESGAVNYTFLDRNASFRWHPGMLLPSAYMQTYVLQDLVTAVSPRSQFSFINYLVEQKKIYRFLITEQQIISREEFSDYLRWACERLDGLQFSQSVERIDFDDEKSLFKVTTHNQTLWAKNICLGTGHNPWLPKAFYPALGENCMHAAEIALRNPDFSGKRVMVVGGGQSGADVFLNALQGHWGEPAQLDWLSRRPNFQPLDESPFTNEYFTPEYVDYFYTLPSEIREREIKTQKLPADGISNHTLRTLYRELYMRFDVMRQTRNVRLLPHRTLLAIESMGEAFHLRTLHGLENRQESFRADIVILATGYRASLPAYLKPLLPRIPLDAEQHLPLLPNFNLDWLGPEQNRIYAVNAGIHSHGSAEGGLSLMAWRSARILNHLLGKPCFDLAPNASMIQWWSDAAPGDISTTADK; encoded by the coding sequence ATGAACGAACCTTTAGACTTGATTGGCGTGGGATTGGGGCCTTTCAATCTCAGTCTGGCCGCTCTGGCCGCCGAAAGCGGCGCCGTCAACTATACCTTTCTCGATCGTAACGCGAGCTTCCGCTGGCACCCCGGCATGCTGCTGCCTTCCGCTTATATGCAGACATATGTGCTGCAGGATTTGGTTACCGCCGTCAGCCCACGCAGCCAATTTTCATTTATTAATTACTTGGTAGAACAGAAAAAAATTTATCGGTTTTTAATCACCGAGCAGCAAATTATCAGCCGAGAAGAATTTTCCGACTATCTACGCTGGGCCTGCGAAAGATTAGACGGGCTACAGTTTTCACAGTCCGTAGAGCGCATTGATTTTGACGATGAAAAGAGTTTGTTCAAGGTAACCACCCATAATCAGACGCTGTGGGCGAAAAATATCTGTCTGGGCACCGGCCATAACCCTTGGTTACCGAAAGCGTTTTACCCGGCGCTGGGCGAAAACTGCATGCATGCCGCCGAAATAGCCCTGCGCAATCCGGACTTCAGCGGCAAGCGAGTTATGGTGGTGGGCGGCGGCCAAAGCGGCGCCGATGTGTTTTTGAACGCATTGCAGGGGCACTGGGGCGAACCGGCGCAGCTGGACTGGCTCTCGCGCCGTCCCAATTTTCAGCCGCTGGATGAGTCCCCCTTCACCAACGAATATTTCACTCCCGAATACGTCGACTATTTCTATACACTGCCGTCAGAAATCCGCGAGCGTGAAATCAAAACACAGAAATTGCCGGCAGACGGCATCAGCAATCATACGCTGCGAACCCTATACCGTGAGCTATATATGCGTTTTGACGTGATGCGCCAGACGCGCAATGTGCGTTTACTGCCTCATCGCACCCTACTGGCCATCGAATCAATGGGTGAAGCTTTTCATCTGCGCACGCTTCACGGCCTGGAAAATCGCCAGGAAAGTTTCAGGGCCGATATCGTCATTCTGGCCACCGGCTATCGCGCTTCGCTGCCCGCTTACCTGAAACCCTTGCTGCCGCGCATTCCTCTCGATGCGGAACAGCATCTGCCGCTACTGCCGAATTTTAATCTGGACTGGCTCGGGCCGGAGCAAAATCGAATTTATGCGGTTAATGCCGGAATACACAGCCACGGCAGCGCAGAAGGCGGACTGAGCCTGATGGCCTGGCGTTCAGCCCGCATCCTCAATCACTTGCTGGGTAAGCCGTGCTTTGATTTGGCACCGAACGCATCAATGATCCAATGGTGGAGCGATGCCGCGCCGGGCGATATCTCTACCACCGCTGATAAATAG
- a CDS encoding 4'-phosphopantetheinyl transferase family protein, which produces MACHFARWTPASAVLDTQRLADEVIAATRTFSVKRRTRFLQGRILLAEMMFYLYGLPTLPPIATTPTGRPCFADHQLPDFSLAYASNTVGVLLSDEGKVGLDIEVMRARGTRQSALQHAHQTPAESAWIGAQDDRLEAETQLWSIRQSVLKISGLGNSGQSTLRLHPFSGHLRSSATPDVQVMSDADEYLSWACAGSPGLDRLLCWRYEERGGLQKVGEISPRSPAASSRFVKLTGLKTPG; this is translated from the coding sequence ATGGCGTGTCATTTTGCCCGATGGACCCCGGCCTCCGCCGTCCTGGATACCCAGAGACTCGCCGACGAAGTGATAGCCGCCACCCGCACCTTTTCCGTTAAACGCCGCACGCGCTTCCTGCAAGGGCGCATTCTGCTCGCCGAAATGATGTTCTACCTGTACGGCCTGCCGACGCTGCCCCCCATCGCCACCACGCCGACCGGCCGCCCCTGTTTCGCCGATCATCAGCTGCCCGATTTCAGCCTCGCTTACGCCAGCAACACCGTGGGCGTGCTGCTCAGCGACGAGGGAAAAGTCGGGTTGGATATCGAAGTGATGCGGGCGCGCGGCACCCGGCAAAGCGCGCTGCAACACGCGCATCAGACGCCGGCGGAAAGTGCCTGGATCGGCGCGCAGGACGATCGGCTGGAGGCGGAGACTCAGCTGTGGAGCATTCGGCAAAGCGTGCTGAAAATTTCCGGCCTCGGCAACAGCGGCCAGTCTACGCTGCGTCTACATCCCTTCTCCGGCCACCTGCGCTCCAGCGCCACGCCGGACGTTCAGGTGATGAGCGACGCCGACGAATACCTGAGCTGGGCCTGCGCCGGCAGCCCCGGCCTGGATCGCCTGCTGTGCTGGCGCTACGAAGAGCGCGGCGGCCTGCAGAAAGTCGGGGAAATCTCGCCGCGCAGCCCGGCGGCGTCCTCACGCTTCGTTAAACTGACGGGCCTGAAGACGCCCGGTTAA